The sequence GCAGACGCCAAGGGCCTGCGCGAAACCATGGACAAGCTCAAGGACAAGCTCAAGACCGCCGCCATCGTGCTGGCCGCCGTGGACGGCAACAAGGTGCAGATCGCCGCCGGCGTCACCGCCGACAGCACGGGCAAGGTCAAGGCCGGTGAACTGGTGAACTTTGTGGCCCAGCAGGTGGGCGGCAAGGGCGGCGGCAAGGCCGACATGGCCATGGCCGGCGGCACCGATGCGTCGGGTCTGGATGCCGCGCTCAAGTCGGTGCAGGCCTGGGTCGCCGAGCGGGCCTGAGCCTGCCGGTTCAGGCTTCTGCGACCACGCCTTCGGCCACGAGGGCGTCGATCTCCGCCTCCGGCAGATCGAATTCACGCAGCACCTCGCGCGTGTGCTGGCCCAGCAGCGGCGCGGGTGTGCTGCTGCGGTCGGGCGAGGCCGAGAAATGGATGGGGCAGCCGATGGCCCGCGTGGCCCCGGCTTGCGGATGCTCCACCTCCACGACCATGCCGCGCGCCAGCGTCTGCGGGTGGCTCAGCGCTTCGCCGATGGTGTGCACCGGCCCGGCCGGCACACCCGCTGCGTCAAATGCGGCCTGCCATTCGCCGCGTGTGCGCGTGCGAACCACGGCGTTCATCAGCTCCACCAACACATCCAGATGGGCCATGCGGTCGCGGTTGGTGGCAAAGCGCTCGTCGCCTTTCCACGCGGGATTCCCCAGCACGTCGCAGATGCGTTCCCAGTTGGCCTGGTTGGCGCCACCGATGTTGATCCAGCCGTCGCTGGCTTCAAACGCCTGGTAGGGCGCGGTGAGGATGTGGGCCGAGCCGGTGGGCTCGGGTGAGCGCTGCGTGGCGAACCACACCGCCGCGTGCCAGTAGGTCTGCTGCAGGGCCGCGTCGCTCAGCGACGTGTCCACCACCTGGCCTTCGCCGGTCTTGAGCTTGTGGATGTAGGCGGCCAGGATGCCGAGTGCCGCGAGGATGCCGGCGTTCATGTCCGACACCGCGCTGCCACTCTTGGCCGGCGGGCGGCCCGCTTCGCCGGTGATGGACATCAGGCCCGCGAAGCCTTGCGCGATGAGGTCGAAGCCGCCCTTGTCGGCGTACGGCCCGCTGCGCCCGTAGCCGGTGATGGCGCAGTAGATCAGGCCCGGGTTCACGGCCTTCAGTGCCTCGTAGCCCAAACCCAGTTTGTCCATGGTGCCGCCGCGAAAATTTTCCACCAGCACGTCGGCGCTCTTCGCCATTTTCAAGAGCAGTGCGCGGCCCTTGGGGCTCTTGAGGTTGAGGGCCAGGCCGCGCTTGTTGCGGTTCATCATCATGAAAGGCGCCGAGACGCCGCCCACCTGCGGATCGCGGTAGCCGCGCGCGTCATCGCCGCCGGGAATCTTTTCAATCTTGATCACGTCGGCACCCATGTCGGCCAGCAGCAGGCCGCAGGTGGGGCCCGACATGATCTGGGTGACTTCGAGCACGCGCAGGCCCGCGAGCGGACCGGTGGATGGTTTCACTGGCCACTCCAGATGGGGGGTCGTTTGGCCACGAAAGCGGCCACGCCTTCGTGGAAGTCGTCGCTGCCGTAGGCCATGCGGATCAGGTCTTCGGAAGCGGCCAGGTCGTGTGTCACCAGCCGCTCCAGCGCAGCCTTGCTCACGCTCTGCGTCACCGGGGCCAGCGCAACCAGCCGCTGCACGAGCGCAGTGGTGGCCTGGTCGATGGCTTCGGGCGCCTCGACGGCGTGCAGGAAGCCGCAGGCCAGCGATTCCTCGGCGGGGATGAAGTCGGCCAGCATCAGCATGCGCTTCACGCGCTGCTGCCCGAAGGCCGCGCTCAGCCGCGCCACGTTCTGGATCGACAGGCAATTGCCCAGCGTCTTCGCGATCGGCACGCCGAACTTCGAGCCCGGCGTGGCCAGGCGGAAATCGCATGCGGTGGCAATGGCGAGGCCGCCACCCACGCACCAGCCCTCGACCACGGCCACGGTGGGCATGGGCAGGTTGCACATCAATTCGATGCCTGCCTCGATCTGGCGTTCGTAGGCCACGCCGTCTTCGCCGGTCTGGAAGGCCGCGAACTGCTCGATGTCGGTGCCGGCCACGAAGGCCTGCCCACCGGCACCGCGGAACACCGCCACCCGCACGCTGCGGTCCGTGCTCAACTCGCGGTTGATGGCCGCGAGCTGTTCGTACATGGCCCAGGTCATCGCGTTGCGCGCCTGGGGTCGGTCAAACAGCACCGAGGCCACGCCGGCCTCGATCTGCAGGCGCACTTGGCCCTGGTCGGTCATGCGTCGTCGCTCAGCTGTCGATGGTGACTTTGGCGTCCTTGATCACCTTGGACCACTTCACCTGCTCGGTGCGGATGAAGTCGGCGAACTGCTGAGCCGAGCCGCCGCCGTCTTCGGCGCCGTACTGGTCCAGCTTC is a genomic window of Hydrogenophaga sp. RAC07 containing:
- a CDS encoding enoyl-CoA hydratase/isomerase family protein — its product is MTDQGQVRLQIEAGVASVLFDRPQARNAMTWAMYEQLAAINRELSTDRSVRVAVFRGAGGQAFVAGTDIEQFAAFQTGEDGVAYERQIEAGIELMCNLPMPTVAVVEGWCVGGGLAIATACDFRLATPGSKFGVPIAKTLGNCLSIQNVARLSAAFGQQRVKRMLMLADFIPAEESLACGFLHAVEAPEAIDQATTALVQRLVALAPVTQSVSKAALERLVTHDLAASEDLIRMAYGSDDFHEGVAAFVAKRPPIWSGQ
- a CDS encoding CaiB/BaiF CoA transferase family protein; the encoded protein is MKPSTGPLAGLRVLEVTQIMSGPTCGLLLADMGADVIKIEKIPGGDDARGYRDPQVGGVSAPFMMMNRNKRGLALNLKSPKGRALLLKMAKSADVLVENFRGGTMDKLGLGYEALKAVNPGLIYCAITGYGRSGPYADKGGFDLIAQGFAGLMSITGEAGRPPAKSGSAVSDMNAGILAALGILAAYIHKLKTGEGQVVDTSLSDAALQQTYWHAAVWFATQRSPEPTGSAHILTAPYQAFEASDGWINIGGANQANWERICDVLGNPAWKGDERFATNRDRMAHLDVLVELMNAVVRTRTRGEWQAAFDAAGVPAGPVHTIGEALSHPQTLARGMVVEVEHPQAGATRAIGCPIHFSASPDRSSTPAPLLGQHTREVLREFDLPEAEIDALVAEGVVAEA